Sequence from the Terriglobia bacterium genome:
CCTTTCTGCCTGCCGTGGCCGCGGACTTCCCGGACCGTCATGCCCAGTACCTTGAGTTTGATCAGGGCTTCCTGGATCTCCTCCAGCTTTTCATGCCGGACGATTGCGGTGATCAGTTTCATCGGCTCAGCATAAACC
This genomic interval carries:
- a CDS encoding P-II family nitrogen regulator, whose amino-acid sequence is MKLITAIVRHEKLEEIQEALIKLKVLGMTVREVRGHGRQKG